A section of the Metabacillus endolithicus genome encodes:
- the parC gene encoding DNA topoisomerase IV subunit A, whose product MADSVEIFRDLPLEDVLGDRFGRYSKYIIQDRALPDARDGLKPVQRRILYAMHVDGNTNDKNYRKSAKTVGNVIGNYHPHGDTSVYDAMVRMSQDWKVRNLLIQMHGNNGSIDGDPPAAMRYTEARLSAIASELLRDIEKETVEFVPNFDDTSKEPLVLPAMFPNLLVNGSTGISAGYATEIPPHHLGEVIDAVIKRMEKPNCTVDELMTLIKGPDFPTGGIIQGVEGIKKAYETGKGKIIVRGKAEIEEIRGGKQQISISEIPFEVNKANLVKRMDEFRIERKVEGIAEVRDETDRTGLRIVIELKKDANAEGVLNYLYKNSDLQITYNFNMVAIYNRRPTLMSLPSILDAYIGHQKEVVTNRSKYELRKARERQHIVEGLIKALSILDEVIATIRASKDKRDAKDNLIQKYEFTEAQAEAIVSLQLYRLTNTDITALRNESEELALKIEELSSILNDENVLLKVIKTDLKKVKKTYADDRRSVIEAEIEEIKINLEVMIASEDVIVTVTKDGYVKRTSQRSYAASNGQDFGMKETDRLLTKLDINTTEVVLLFTNKGNYLYCPVHELPDIRWKDLGQHIANIIPIERDEEILKAIPVKNFEEPLFVTFITKHGMVKKSELSQYKAQRYSKPLVAVNLKGDDIVVDVHITSGKDDLFLVTHLGYGLWFAEEEVNIVGPRAAGVKGINLKPEDYVVSGNVLKPDQKAFLVIATQRGAVKKMSINDFEKSSRAKRGLIMLRELKNNPHRIIGGAIVYNQEEFFLESQQGVVESINVSTLRANDRYSNGSFILDEQDAGSVTEVWIKDAEEKES is encoded by the coding sequence TTGGCAGATTCAGTAGAGATTTTTCGAGATTTACCTCTTGAAGATGTGCTTGGTGACCGTTTTGGGCGATATAGTAAGTACATTATTCAAGATCGTGCGTTACCTGATGCACGTGACGGATTAAAACCTGTACAGCGAAGAATTTTATATGCTATGCATGTTGACGGGAACACAAATGATAAAAACTATCGTAAATCAGCAAAAACAGTCGGAAACGTAATTGGTAACTATCATCCCCATGGTGATACATCAGTATATGATGCAATGGTTCGTATGAGTCAGGATTGGAAAGTTCGTAACCTTCTTATCCAGATGCATGGAAACAATGGAAGTATAGATGGTGACCCTCCGGCGGCAATGCGTTATACAGAAGCAAGATTATCTGCAATAGCTTCTGAACTTTTACGTGATATAGAAAAGGAAACTGTTGAGTTTGTCCCAAACTTTGATGACACAAGTAAGGAGCCTTTAGTGCTCCCAGCTATGTTTCCGAATCTACTCGTAAATGGGTCAACCGGTATTTCTGCAGGTTATGCAACAGAAATTCCTCCACATCACCTAGGTGAAGTGATTGATGCTGTTATAAAACGAATGGAAAAACCAAATTGTACGGTTGATGAATTAATGACCTTGATTAAAGGTCCGGATTTTCCTACAGGTGGAATCATTCAAGGTGTTGAAGGTATAAAAAAGGCCTATGAAACAGGTAAAGGCAAGATTATTGTCCGTGGGAAAGCAGAAATTGAAGAAATTCGCGGTGGAAAACAGCAAATTTCCATTTCAGAAATTCCTTTTGAGGTCAATAAGGCGAATCTTGTTAAACGGATGGATGAGTTTCGCATTGAGCGTAAAGTTGAAGGAATTGCAGAAGTACGTGATGAAACAGATCGTACAGGACTGCGTATCGTAATCGAACTGAAAAAGGATGCTAATGCAGAAGGGGTACTAAACTATTTATACAAAAATAGTGACCTCCAAATAACGTATAACTTTAATATGGTGGCGATTTATAATCGTCGTCCGACGTTGATGAGTTTGCCTTCCATCTTAGATGCTTATATTGGTCATCAAAAAGAAGTAGTAACAAACCGTTCGAAATACGAACTTCGTAAAGCTCGCGAACGTCAGCATATTGTTGAAGGTTTAATCAAAGCATTATCGATATTAGATGAAGTAATTGCAACAATTCGTGCTTCGAAAGATAAGCGTGATGCAAAGGATAACTTGATTCAAAAGTATGAATTTACTGAAGCTCAAGCAGAAGCGATCGTTTCGTTACAACTTTATCGTTTAACGAATACAGATATAACGGCGTTAAGAAATGAATCAGAAGAACTAGCTTTAAAGATAGAAGAATTATCAAGCATTCTAAATGATGAAAATGTTTTATTAAAAGTGATAAAGACAGATTTGAAAAAAGTGAAAAAAACATATGCAGATGACCGTCGTTCAGTCATTGAAGCTGAAATTGAAGAAATTAAGATAAATCTTGAGGTGATGATTGCCTCTGAAGATGTAATTGTAACGGTTACAAAGGATGGCTATGTGAAGAGAACGAGTCAACGCTCATATGCAGCATCGAACGGTCAGGATTTTGGAATGAAAGAAACCGACCGATTGCTTACTAAACTTGACATTAATACAACAGAAGTTGTGCTGTTGTTTACGAATAAAGGAAATTATCTGTACTGTCCTGTACATGAACTTCCAGACATCCGTTGGAAAGATCTTGGTCAACATATAGCCAATATTATTCCGATAGAACGGGATGAAGAAATTTTAAAGGCAATACCAGTTAAAAACTTTGAGGAACCACTCTTTGTCACTTTCATTACAAAGCATGGTATGGTGAAAAAGTCAGAGCTTAGTCAATATAAAGCCCAACGATATTCGAAGCCTTTAGTCGCTGTTAACTTAAAAGGTGATGACATTGTTGTAGATGTTCATATCACTAGTGGGAAAGATGATTTATTCCTTGTGACTCATTTAGGTTATGGATTGTGGTTTGCTGAAGAAGAAGTGAATATTGTAGGTCCACGTGCTGCAGGAGTTAAGGGAATTAACTTAAAGCCGGAGGACTATGTTGTTAGCGGAAATGTATTAAAACCAGATCAAAAGGCATTTTTAGTCATTGCAACTCAAAGAGGAGCAGTTAAGAAGATGTCGATCAATGACTTTGAGAAGTCATCTCGTGCAAAACGTGGCCTCATTATGCTTCGAGAACTTAAAAACAATCCTCATCGAATTATTGGGGGAGCAATTGTTTATAATCAAGAAGAGTTCTTCTTGGAATCACAACAGGGTGTAGTTGAAAGTATTAATGTGTCAACGCTACGGGCAAATGACCGTTATAGCAATGGCTCATTTATCTTAGATGAACAAGATGCAGGTTCTGTAACCGAGGTGTGGATAAAAGACGCTGAGGAAAAAGAGAGCTAA
- a CDS encoding ABC1 kinase family protein, whose amino-acid sequence MKIRNKWVRMSKVLLLFFSIFIRIYWFKLRQRSEQEWDLLWEKIGGDFRKTLFELEGLLIKVGQILSIRTDLLPHSFIKQIQDLTDKVPPSEWKEIKAVIEGEWGCELNKNLHSIEKASIASASIGEVYQAVLNNGEKVAIKVQRPQIQSIVSIDFRTLGIIIWFADRFVPVPKGFINFQVLYKELKHVIEQELDFQKEMNSLLFFKERFKEYDDVKIPHVYSDLCTSKIIVMEWVEGVRLTNDKALETLELSREKLAQRLLKIFLPQWLEPGIFHADPHPGNILIAKDGQVILLDFGMVGEITKKDASYFQSLIGSLLAKDYSKAVECLSQLGFLHPQADFRTMEKLLAELVSFDTATLKETDLIQLKMEMNDMIQALPIQVPTRFIFLGRSVVTIEGILRQVAPEAEILELGRPVFMRWLQKQGNSKWTFLWQWANLSLFLRSSIL is encoded by the coding sequence ATGAAAATAAGAAATAAGTGGGTTCGAATGTCAAAGGTCTTGTTATTATTTTTTTCTATATTTATAAGGATTTACTGGTTTAAACTGAGGCAAAGATCTGAACAAGAATGGGATTTGTTATGGGAGAAGATTGGCGGAGATTTTCGAAAAACACTTTTTGAATTAGAGGGTTTACTTATAAAAGTTGGTCAAATATTAAGTATTCGTACTGATTTACTTCCTCATTCCTTTATAAAGCAAATTCAGGATTTAACTGATAAAGTACCTCCCTCAGAATGGAAAGAGATTAAAGCTGTGATTGAAGGAGAATGGGGATGCGAACTTAATAAAAACCTACATTCAATAGAGAAAGCCTCAATTGCATCTGCATCAATAGGGGAAGTGTACCAAGCAGTTTTAAATAATGGAGAAAAAGTCGCAATAAAAGTACAAAGACCCCAGATTCAGTCTATTGTTTCAATTGATTTTCGCACATTAGGAATTATTATATGGTTTGCGGATCGTTTTGTTCCGGTTCCCAAGGGGTTTATTAATTTTCAAGTGTTATATAAGGAATTAAAACATGTGATTGAACAAGAGCTTGATTTTCAAAAAGAAATGAACTCATTACTATTCTTTAAAGAAAGATTTAAAGAATATGATGATGTGAAAATTCCACATGTTTATTCTGATCTTTGTACATCAAAAATTATCGTTATGGAATGGGTTGAAGGGGTAAGGTTAACTAACGATAAAGCTCTTGAAACGTTAGAGTTAAGTCGTGAAAAGCTTGCACAACGACTTCTTAAGATTTTCCTTCCTCAATGGCTCGAGCCTGGAATATTTCACGCCGACCCACATCCGGGAAATATCCTCATTGCTAAGGATGGACAAGTAATTTTATTAGATTTTGGAATGGTGGGGGAAATAACTAAAAAAGATGCTTCATATTTTCAAAGTTTAATTGGAAGCTTACTTGCAAAGGATTACTCTAAAGCAGTAGAATGCTTATCACAATTAGGATTTCTACACCCTCAAGCTGACTTTAGAACAATGGAAAAACTACTTGCTGAATTAGTTTCCTTTGATACAGCTACTTTAAAAGAAACAGATTTAATTCAATTGAAAATGGAAATGAATGATATGATTCAAGCACTACCTATTCAGGTTCCAACAAGGTTTATTTTTCTGGGTCGATCAGTTGTAACAATTGAAGGAATTCTTCGTCAAGTTGCACCTGAAGCAGAAATTTTAGAATTAGGAAGACCTGTTTTTATGAGGTGGTTACAAAAGCAAGGTAATTCTAAATGGACGTTTCTCTGGCAATGGGCTAATCTCAGCCTGTTTTTAAGGTCGTCCATTCTGTAA
- a CDS encoding DUF2243 domain-containing protein: MFSDFNKYLSRNLWSGFLFGIGLAAFIDETVFHQLLRWHHFYDRSTTDVGLISDGLFHAFSWFATIWGLFMLADLRRKQGFWFKRWWGGMLVGSGGFQLYDGIIQHKLMRIHQIRYVENILPYDLIWNIIAAIMILVGCILLFQTKKHEIKSKEMDAIYEQ; the protein is encoded by the coding sequence ATGTTTTCTGATTTCAATAAATATTTATCACGAAATCTATGGTCTGGTTTTTTATTTGGAATAGGTTTAGCAGCCTTTATTGATGAAACTGTGTTTCATCAACTTTTGCGTTGGCATCATTTTTATGATCGATCAACAACAGATGTTGGACTAATATCTGATGGACTTTTTCATGCATTTAGTTGGTTTGCTACAATTTGGGGTTTGTTTATGCTTGCCGATCTTCGAAGAAAACAAGGATTTTGGTTTAAAAGGTGGTGGGGAGGTATGCTTGTAGGTTCCGGTGGATTTCAACTTTACGATGGGATTATTCAACACAAATTAATGAGAATTCATCAGATTCGCTATGTAGAAAATATTCTTCCTTATGATTTGATTTGGAACATAATAGCCGCAATCATGATTTTAGTTGGCTGTATCCTTTTGTTTCAAACAAAAAAACATGAGATAAAAAGCAAGGAAATGGATGCTATATATGAACAATAA
- a CDS encoding cytochrome c oxidase assembly protein, giving the protein MNNNHHHHLTGTLDLYFIVGFCLLLFIYVLAAVYANHKKRKWPLYRTLFWILGILCAAISLIGPIANRAHFDFTFHMIGHLLLGMLSPLLLVLAAPISLMMRALSVTASRRLSRVLRSWPIRMISDPIASSLLNIGGLWILYLTDLYSLMHQNVFLHLIIHIHVFLAGYLFTSSMISFDPNPHKASFTYRTCVLIIALAGHGILSKLIYANPPASVSKVQAEKGAMLMYYGGDIIDLVLIYFLCLEWYKATRPRVTIIPT; this is encoded by the coding sequence ATGAACAATAATCACCATCACCATTTAACTGGTACCCTCGATCTATACTTTATAGTAGGATTTTGCTTGCTTCTTTTCATTTATGTGCTTGCAGCTGTATATGCAAATCATAAAAAAAGAAAGTGGCCTCTTTATCGAACATTATTTTGGATATTAGGTATTTTATGTGCTGCTATTTCATTGATCGGACCTATTGCTAATCGGGCACATTTCGATTTTACATTTCATATGATTGGTCATTTATTACTGGGAATGCTTTCCCCGTTATTATTGGTCCTTGCAGCTCCAATATCTTTAATGATGAGGGCATTGAGTGTGACAGCTTCCCGACGTTTGTCTCGTGTTTTAAGAAGCTGGCCAATTAGAATGATCAGTGATCCAATCGCTTCTTCTTTGCTTAATATAGGTGGGTTATGGATACTTTATTTAACTGACCTTTACTCACTCATGCATCAGAATGTGTTTTTGCATTTGATCATACATATTCATGTTTTTTTGGCAGGTTATCTGTTTACGTCATCAATGATCTCGTTTGATCCAAACCCTCATAAAGCAAGTTTTACTTACCGTACTTGTGTCTTGATTATTGCTTTAGCTGGTCATGGTATTTTATCAAAATTAATATATGCTAATCCACCAGCTTCTGTTTCAAAAGTTCAGGCAGAAAAAGGAGCAATGTTGATGTATTATGGTGGGGATATCATAGACCTTGTTCTCATTTATTTTCTTTGTTTAGAATGGTATAAAGCAACTAGACCAAGGGTAACTATAATACCTACGTAA
- a CDS encoding DUF523 domain-containing protein has translation MLLVSSCLAGLEVRYNGTHSLLKEIRDLVNENKAVTVCPELLGGFTTPREPAEIVGGNGEDVLDGHARVVEKSGKDVTELYIRGAYSTLEKAIEMKAKVVILKDYSPSCGSSMIYNGRFKGKKVIGNGVTTALLKRNGIMVFSESNLPDKL, from the coding sequence ATGTTGTTAGTTAGCTCTTGTTTGGCCGGTTTGGAAGTAAGATACAATGGAACACACAGTCTACTTAAAGAAATAAGGGATTTAGTAAACGAAAACAAAGCTGTAACCGTTTGTCCTGAATTACTCGGAGGCTTCACCACACCAAGAGAGCCAGCAGAAATTGTTGGAGGAAATGGAGAAGATGTTTTAGATGGACATGCTAGAGTGGTGGAAAAGTCAGGAAAAGATGTAACGGAGTTATACATAAGAGGTGCATATTCAACATTAGAAAAAGCCATAGAGATGAAAGCAAAAGTAGTGATTTTAAAAGATTATAGTCCTTCATGCGGAAGTTCAATGATTTACAATGGTAGGTTTAAGGGGAAAAAAGTAATTGGAAACGGGGTAACAACAGCTTTATTGAAAAGAAATGGGATAATGGTGTTTTCTGAAAGCAATCTGCCTGATAAATTGTAA
- a CDS encoding Cof-type HAD-IIB family hydrolase: MVTKSVIFFDIDGTLLTHDKELPFSTKEAIFKLKDEGHIVAIATGRAPFMFEDLREELNINTYVSYNGQYVVLDGEVLFTNPLKISSLEKLTENALLNEHPVVFMDHEDMKANVPEHHYINESIQSLKIKHFPTHDPYYYKGRDLYQTLLFCPEGEEKQYEQNYQDFDFVRWHPFSVDVVPSGGSKAIGIKKIVEKLGFSEEHQYAFGDGLNDIEMLSTIKNSVAMGNAENRVKEVAKYVTKSVEENGILHGLQQVGLL, encoded by the coding sequence ATGGTCACTAAAAGTGTGATTTTTTTTGATATAGATGGAACGTTACTTACACATGATAAAGAACTACCATTTTCAACTAAAGAAGCTATTTTTAAACTTAAAGATGAAGGACATATTGTTGCGATTGCAACAGGTCGAGCTCCTTTTATGTTTGAAGATTTACGTGAAGAATTAAATATTAATACATATGTAAGCTATAATGGTCAATATGTCGTATTAGATGGCGAAGTGCTTTTTACAAATCCCTTAAAGATTTCATCACTCGAAAAATTAACAGAAAACGCTCTTCTGAACGAGCATCCTGTTGTCTTTATGGATCATGAAGATATGAAAGCAAATGTTCCCGAACACCACTATATTAACGAAAGCATTCAATCATTAAAAATCAAACATTTTCCTACACATGATCCGTACTACTATAAAGGTCGTGATTTGTATCAAACGCTTTTATTTTGCCCAGAAGGAGAAGAAAAGCAATACGAACAGAATTATCAGGATTTTGACTTTGTAAGGTGGCATCCTTTTTCAGTGGATGTTGTCCCAAGTGGCGGTTCAAAGGCAATTGGAATTAAGAAAATCGTTGAGAAGCTTGGGTTTTCGGAAGAACATCAATATGCTTTTGGCGATGGTTTAAATGACATTGAAATGCTTTCAACTATAAAGAATAGTGTAGCAATGGGAAATGCAGAAAATCGTGTGAAGGAAGTCGCAAAATACGTAACTAAATCAGTTGAGGAAAACGGTATACTTCATGGACTTCAACAGGTAGGCCTTTTATAA
- a CDS encoding YbaN family protein, translating into MTIKNIKNIMFAILGFISLGVGVAGIILPILPGGPFFLLASFCFAKSSKKFERWFKSTSFYNKYVEGFRQKKGMTLKEKIRINLIADTFILFSVFYINILVIKVILVLLAIYKHYYFLKKIKTIKPKQKEADKISYRK; encoded by the coding sequence TTGACAATCAAAAATATAAAAAATATCATGTTTGCTATTCTTGGATTCATTTCCCTTGGTGTTGGAGTTGCGGGAATTATTCTCCCTATTTTACCCGGAGGTCCATTTTTTCTCTTAGCATCATTCTGCTTTGCAAAAAGCTCCAAGAAATTTGAAAGATGGTTTAAAAGTACCTCATTCTATAATAAATACGTTGAAGGTTTCCGACAGAAAAAAGGCATGACACTTAAAGAAAAAATTCGTATCAACCTCATTGCAGATACGTTCATCCTTTTTTCGGTCTTTTACATAAACATCCTAGTGATAAAAGTTATTTTAGTGCTACTTGCAATTTACAAGCACTATTATTTCTTAAAGAAAATTAAAACGATTAAACCAAAGCAAAAAGAAGCAGATAAAATTTCTTATAGGAAGTGA